In Saccharomyces eubayanus strain FM1318 chromosome XIV, whole genome shotgun sequence, the sequence tgCTGGTGGTATATCAGGTGTCATTTCAAGGACATGTACCGCACCATTTGATAGACTAAAAGTATTTCTTATTGCAAGAACAGATCTATCTTCGACTTTAttaaattcaaagacaaaTTTACTTGCCAAAAACCCCAACGCTGACATAAATAAGATATCATCGCCCTTGGCGAAGGCAGTTAGAAGCCTGTATAAACAGGGCGGAATAAAAGCATTTTACGTTGGAAATGGTTTGAACGTCATCAAGGTGTTCCCCGAAAGCTCAATTAAGTTTGGTTCTTTTGAAatcaccaaaaaaataatgaccAGGCTTGAAGGCTGCCACGACACGAAAGATCTTTCAAAGTTCTCCACTTATATTGCTGGTGGTTTAGCCGGTATGGCAGCACAATTTTCCGTATATCCTGTAGATACTTTGAAATTCAGAATGCAATGTGCTCCCTTGGACACCAAACTAAAGGGAAACAAACTGTTATTTCAGACGGCGAAGGATATGTTCCGGGAAGGTGGGTTCAGATTATTCTACAGAGGTGTTACAGTTGGTATCGTGGGTATATTCCCATATGCTGCATTAGATTTGGGGACTTTTTCagccttgaaaaaatggtatATCGCTAAGCAGGCGAAGGCATTAAACTTACCGCAAGACCAGGTCACATTGAGCAATTTGGTTGTACTACCGATGGGTGCATTTAGCGGGACTGTGGGGGCTTCCGTTGTGTATCCAATTAACCTTTTGAGAACAAGATTGCAAGCGCAAGGAACATACGCTCATCCGTATGTATATAACGGCTTTAGAGACGTACTAGCGAAGACCCTTGAAAGGGAAGGTTATCAAGGCTTATTCAAAGGGTTGGTTCCCACTCTAGCGAAAGTCTGCCCGGCGGTCTCCATCAGCTACTTATGTTACGAAaacctgaaaaaattcatgaaGCTAGAATAAtaagaataaaaacataTGCATATATACAACTAATGAATTTCCTAATTATTTATAAGCCGTTACTGTGGTTTTTGGCATCTCTTCAATTTGTCCTTTGTTGAAACATATTCCTTTAGAgcatgtatatatttaacACTCCAGCATATATTCGCACttaatatattaaataCATAAAACTATGACaattattcatttatttattcaCTCTTGCTATTA encodes:
- the SAL1 gene encoding Ca(2+)-binding ATP:ADP antiporter SAL1, with the translated sequence MLLKNCETDKQRDIRYACLFKELDVKGNGQVTLDNLVNAFEKNDHPLKGNDEAIRMLFTAMDVNKDSVVDWSDFKKYASKAESQIWNGFQRIDLDHDGRIGINEINRYLSDLDKQNICNNEPSKEISSEKINKFSRFFKWAFLKKKNNIEAQDSASRNDGNDNDRPKQSTSSDPYVTYDQWRDFLLLIPRKQGSRLHTAYSYFYLFNEDVDLSSEGDVTLINDFIRGFGFFIAGGISGVISRTCTAPFDRLKVFLIARTDLSSTLLNSKTNLLAKNPNADINKISSPLAKAVRSLYKQGGIKAFYVGNGLNVIKVFPESSIKFGSFEITKKIMTRLEGCHDTKDLSKFSTYIAGGLAGMAAQFSVYPVDTLKFRMQCAPLDTKLKGNKLLFQTAKDMFREGGFRLFYRGVTVGIVGIFPYAALDLGTFSALKKWYIAKQAKALNLPQDQVTLSNLVVLPMGAFSGTVGASVVYPINLLRTRLQAQGTYAHPYVYNGFRDVLAKTLEREGYQGLFKGLVPTLAKVCPAVSISYLCYENLKKFMKLE